A window from Osmia lignaria lignaria isolate PbOS001 chromosome 8, iyOsmLign1, whole genome shotgun sequence encodes these proteins:
- the Rab3 gene encoding RAS oncogene family member Rab3 isoform X3: MAGQDPKMQKEAADQNFDYMFKLLIIGNSSVGKTSFLFRYADDSFTSAFVSTVGIDFKVKTVFRHDKRVKLQIWDTAGQERYRTITTAYYRGAMGFILMYDITNEESFNSVQDWVTQIKTYSCDNAQVILVGNKCDMEDERVISFERGKQLADQLGVQFFETSAKENINIKTVFEQLVDIICDKMSESLDNDPTLLAGGMGQAKGQRLTDQPANQSSDNCNC, translated from the exons ATGGCGGGCCAGGATCCAAAGATGCAGAAGGAGGCCGCGGACCAAAACTTCGACTACATGTTCAAGCTGCTGATCATCGGCAACTCGTCCGTCGGCAAAACGTCCTTCCTCTTCCGTTACGCCGATGATTCCTTCACCTCGGCCTTCGTATCGACCGTGGGAATCGATTTTAAAGTGAAAACGGTGTTCAGACACGACAAAAGGGTCAAGTTACAGATCTGG GACACGGCAGGTCAGGAGAGATACAGAACGATAACAACGGCCTATTATAGAGGGGCGATGGGTTTCATTCTAATGTACGACATCACAAACGAGGAGTCGTTCAATTCGGTACAAGACTGGGTCACACAGATCAAGACCTACTCGTGCGACAACGCCCAAGTAATCCTGGTCGGCAACAAGTGCGACATGGAGGATGAAAGGGTGATCAGTTTCGAAAGGGGCAAGCAATTGGCGGACCAACTGGGTGTACAGTTCTTCGAGACATCCGCTAAAGAGAACATTAACATCAAG ACGGTATTCGAGCAGCTGGTGGACATAATATGCGACAAAATGAGCGAGTCCCTGGACAATGATCCAACCCTGCTTGCGGGTGGAATGGGTCAGGCGAAGGGTCAACGACTAACTGATCAGCCAGCCAACCAATCAAGCGATAATTGTAATTGCTAA
- the Rab3 gene encoding RAS oncogene family member Rab3 isoform X1, giving the protein MRRFYLKTEEKAQRDEAQNQRGPAVKDSVLEMRTRMSRLMSIVEITPQSRLPMAGQDPKMQKEAADQNFDYMFKLLIIGNSSVGKTSFLFRYADDSFTSAFVSTVGIDFKVKTVFRHDKRVKLQIWDTAGQERYRTITTAYYRGAMGFILMYDITNEESFNSVQDWVTQIKTYSCDNAQVILVGNKCDMEDERVISFERGKQLADQLGVQFFETSAKENINIKTVFEQLVDIICDKMSESLDNDPTLLAGGMGQAKGQRLTDQPANQSSDNCNC; this is encoded by the exons A tgaGGAGGTTTTACTTGAAAACGGAGGAGAAGGCTCAAAGGGATGAAGCGCAAAACCAGAGAGGACCAGCTGTGAAGGATTCTGTACTGGAAATGCGGACCAGGATGAGTCGACTAATGTCCATCGTCGAGATTACTCCGCAGAGCAGACTTCCG ATGGCGGGCCAGGATCCAAAGATGCAGAAGGAGGCCGCGGACCAAAACTTCGACTACATGTTCAAGCTGCTGATCATCGGCAACTCGTCCGTCGGCAAAACGTCCTTCCTCTTCCGTTACGCCGATGATTCCTTCACCTCGGCCTTCGTATCGACCGTGGGAATCGATTTTAAAGTGAAAACGGTGTTCAGACACGACAAAAGGGTCAAGTTACAGATCTGG GACACGGCAGGTCAGGAGAGATACAGAACGATAACAACGGCCTATTATAGAGGGGCGATGGGTTTCATTCTAATGTACGACATCACAAACGAGGAGTCGTTCAATTCGGTACAAGACTGGGTCACACAGATCAAGACCTACTCGTGCGACAACGCCCAAGTAATCCTGGTCGGCAACAAGTGCGACATGGAGGATGAAAGGGTGATCAGTTTCGAAAGGGGCAAGCAATTGGCGGACCAACTGGGTGTACAGTTCTTCGAGACATCCGCTAAAGAGAACATTAACATCAAG ACGGTATTCGAGCAGCTGGTGGACATAATATGCGACAAAATGAGCGAGTCCCTGGACAATGATCCAACCCTGCTTGCGGGTGGAATGGGTCAGGCGAAGGGTCAACGACTAACTGATCAGCCAGCCAACCAATCAAGCGATAATTGTAATTGCTAA
- the LOC117606769 gene encoding uncharacterized protein LOC117606769, with translation MSHSSFHNSKDSFVRERQILEPEASSEDHIVKRSQSGRQIKELNLNLRKCQSVDGSVKKLHKRRRRVRPRSLKVPQVPEKIVNIVNILQHENFLEVVDRFFKPKVTKQP, from the exons ATGTCTCATAGTAGTTTCCACAATTCCAAAGACAGTTTCGTGAGGGAGAGACAAATACTGGAACCCGAAGCCAGCTCCGAGGATCATATTGTGAAACGGTCGCAATCTGGACGGcaaattaaagaattaaatcTTAA TCTGAGAAAATGTCAAAGCGTAGATGGATCTGTAAAAAAATTGCATAAAAGAAGGCGCAGGGTGAGGCCACGAAGCCTGAAGGTGCCACAGGTGCCCgagaaaattgttaatattgtGAATATCCTACAGCACGAAAACTTCTTGGAAGTGGTCGACCGATTCTTCAAGCCCAAGGTTACTAAGCAACCGTGA
- the Rab3 gene encoding RAS oncogene family member Rab3 isoform X2, with product MEGNTHRFWSWMAGQDPKMQKEAADQNFDYMFKLLIIGNSSVGKTSFLFRYADDSFTSAFVSTVGIDFKVKTVFRHDKRVKLQIWDTAGQERYRTITTAYYRGAMGFILMYDITNEESFNSVQDWVTQIKTYSCDNAQVILVGNKCDMEDERVISFERGKQLADQLGVQFFETSAKENINIKTVFEQLVDIICDKMSESLDNDPTLLAGGMGQAKGQRLTDQPANQSSDNCNC from the exons ATGGAGGGTAACACTCATCGCTTCTGGTCCTGG ATGGCGGGCCAGGATCCAAAGATGCAGAAGGAGGCCGCGGACCAAAACTTCGACTACATGTTCAAGCTGCTGATCATCGGCAACTCGTCCGTCGGCAAAACGTCCTTCCTCTTCCGTTACGCCGATGATTCCTTCACCTCGGCCTTCGTATCGACCGTGGGAATCGATTTTAAAGTGAAAACGGTGTTCAGACACGACAAAAGGGTCAAGTTACAGATCTGG GACACGGCAGGTCAGGAGAGATACAGAACGATAACAACGGCCTATTATAGAGGGGCGATGGGTTTCATTCTAATGTACGACATCACAAACGAGGAGTCGTTCAATTCGGTACAAGACTGGGTCACACAGATCAAGACCTACTCGTGCGACAACGCCCAAGTAATCCTGGTCGGCAACAAGTGCGACATGGAGGATGAAAGGGTGATCAGTTTCGAAAGGGGCAAGCAATTGGCGGACCAACTGGGTGTACAGTTCTTCGAGACATCCGCTAAAGAGAACATTAACATCAAG ACGGTATTCGAGCAGCTGGTGGACATAATATGCGACAAAATGAGCGAGTCCCTGGACAATGATCCAACCCTGCTTGCGGGTGGAATGGGTCAGGCGAAGGGTCAACGACTAACTGATCAGCCAGCCAACCAATCAAGCGATAATTGTAATTGCTAA